A DNA window from Thermococcus sp. 4557 contains the following coding sequences:
- a CDS encoding COG1361 S-layer family protein: MKKHGILLVILLITGTFGGIAGSVSASETGSPLFEGYLSKGEAVLLGPLMITLTDTQKDYGNGEYYAMLIIMKEGKILNAEYKTMLVPNPQKIQFLLLNPAFLVALAETQGYDMSECEEYINNTPAFNACLLANAYGFYQWLNTAPPRELADAVVRTIQTHPELGIKEDDVLMEVTYPDITPVREGETVEVDVDGQKTYITVNEIYPNGVRLSVSGPAEWRAATLPGLVISNVEVPPTVQPGETVTVKVHLKNEGAQKVRYLNVFVTPTPMSFNGSSSIASAVSMALSQSGLSQSVFYPEGSAAQYIEYLEGKENVTLTFRIKINPNANVGTYPLYVGVVYFTGMGANMRMVQSYNFIALTVKKGREGFVEITDVETEPREISPGDTFRVRFTLVNAGAEPVKAVSLKISSYQVLVPGAVGNVDLSSLSQLPVQGAEGLSQNLQDYLNGLMHQLAKENIEAFLPIGEDNVKYAAELMPGENVTLEFTVKANDRLANGIYPMRIELKYVSEPDESEVTDERLVGIEITGRVKLILSKASTSPSKVLPGTDNVEVSFKIDNVGTGTARTVIVRPLLKWPFTFSESGDQMLGLGSLGKGDSAQGSFRVNVADNASSGTYEIPLLLTYTNDLGMEKNLTLRVPVMIGAKPNIEVAEVRFDPEPLQGETVNVYVKLKNTGGEKATSVLIEGVVKADQPFSLDKRTDYIGDLAPGAVGEGVIVLKVDKNAIPKDYSIGLRIRAVGDPNQGDDNVYVFERTVVMTVGENTKTESNLRNLAIAIGALVVVVVLYTYMRSRKK, from the coding sequence ATGAAAAAGCACGGAATCCTGCTTGTCATACTGCTCATCACGGGAACCTTCGGAGGGATTGCCGGAAGCGTCTCCGCCTCCGAAACCGGCAGTCCCCTCTTCGAGGGATACCTGAGCAAAGGGGAGGCGGTGCTCCTCGGCCCACTGATGATAACCCTCACCGATACACAGAAAGACTACGGAAACGGCGAGTACTACGCCATGTTGATTATAATGAAGGAAGGAAAGATACTGAACGCCGAGTACAAGACCATGCTCGTGCCCAACCCCCAGAAGATACAGTTCCTGCTTCTAAATCCCGCGTTCCTAGTGGCACTGGCTGAAACTCAGGGGTACGACATGAGCGAGTGTGAGGAGTACATCAACAACACGCCAGCCTTCAACGCCTGCCTCCTGGCCAACGCCTACGGCTTCTACCAGTGGCTCAACACTGCCCCCCCACGGGAGCTGGCGGACGCCGTGGTGCGGACCATTCAGACGCACCCGGAGCTCGGGATAAAAGAGGATGACGTCCTGATGGAGGTCACGTACCCCGACATCACACCGGTCAGGGAAGGAGAGACCGTGGAGGTCGATGTGGACGGACAGAAAACGTACATCACAGTAAACGAGATATATCCAAACGGCGTGAGGCTCAGTGTGAGCGGGCCCGCAGAGTGGAGGGCCGCGACGCTCCCGGGTCTCGTCATAAGCAATGTGGAGGTTCCGCCGACGGTGCAGCCCGGGGAGACCGTCACCGTCAAAGTTCACCTGAAGAACGAAGGAGCCCAGAAGGTACGCTACCTCAACGTCTTCGTTACCCCCACACCCATGAGCTTCAACGGCAGTTCCTCAATAGCGAGCGCTGTGTCAATGGCACTGAGTCAGAGCGGCCTCTCCCAGAGCGTCTTTTACCCCGAGGGGAGCGCGGCACAGTACATTGAATACCTGGAGGGCAAGGAGAACGTCACACTGACGTTCAGGATAAAAATAAACCCGAACGCAAACGTTGGAACCTACCCGCTCTACGTCGGCGTTGTGTACTTCACGGGTATGGGGGCGAACATGAGGATGGTTCAGAGCTACAATTTCATCGCCCTCACCGTCAAGAAGGGGCGGGAGGGATTCGTTGAGATAACGGACGTCGAAACAGAACCCAGGGAGATAAGCCCCGGCGACACCTTCCGTGTGCGCTTCACCCTTGTTAACGCCGGAGCTGAGCCCGTCAAGGCCGTTAGCCTCAAAATAAGCTCCTACCAGGTGCTCGTGCCGGGAGCGGTGGGCAACGTCGACCTCTCAAGCCTCTCTCAGCTTCCGGTGCAGGGTGCGGAGGGTCTGAGCCAGAACCTCCAGGACTACCTCAACGGACTGATGCACCAGCTGGCAAAGGAGAACATCGAGGCATTCCTGCCCATTGGAGAGGACAACGTGAAGTACGCGGCGGAGCTGATGCCGGGGGAGAACGTCACCCTCGAGTTCACAGTGAAGGCGAACGACAGGCTCGCCAACGGCATCTACCCAATGAGGATCGAGCTGAAGTACGTGAGCGAGCCGGACGAGAGTGAGGTGACCGATGAGAGGCTCGTGGGAATCGAGATAACGGGAAGAGTAAAGCTGATACTCTCGAAGGCATCCACGTCCCCGAGCAAGGTTCTCCCCGGCACCGACAACGTGGAAGTGAGCTTCAAGATAGACAACGTTGGCACAGGGACGGCGAGGACCGTGATAGTCAGGCCCCTGCTCAAGTGGCCCTTCACCTTCAGCGAGAGCGGCGACCAGATGCTCGGTCTCGGAAGCCTGGGAAAGGGCGACTCTGCCCAGGGCTCCTTCAGGGTGAACGTGGCCGACAACGCGAGTTCGGGAACCTACGAGATACCCCTGCTGCTGACTTACACCAACGACCTCGGGATGGAGAAGAACCTCACACTCAGGGTTCCCGTCATGATAGGGGCGAAGCCCAACATAGAGGTCGCGGAGGTGCGCTTCGACCCAGAGCCCCTCCAGGGGGAGACCGTTAACGTCTACGTCAAGCTGAAGAACACCGGCGGCGAGAAGGCCACGAGCGTTCTCATCGAGGGCGTCGTGAAGGCGGATCAGCCCTTCAGCCTCGACAAGAGGACTGACTACATCGGCGACCTTGCCCCGGGGGCGGTCGGGGAAGGCGTGATAGTCCTCAAGGTAGACAAGAACGCGATACCCAAGGACTACAGCATAGGATTGAGGATAAGGGCCGTCGGCGACCCCAACCAGGGGGACGACAACGTCTACGTCTTCGAGAGAACCGTCGTCATGACCGTGGGGGAGAACACGAAGACCGAGAGCAACCTCAGAAACCTGGCGATAGCCATCGGGGCCCTTGTGGTTGTGGTGGTGCTCTACACGTACATGAGGAGCCGGAAAAAGTGA